From Candidatus Persebacteraceae bacterium Df01, a single genomic window includes:
- the uvrB gene encoding excinuclease ABC subunit UvrB gives MNKKIASTSSLSRAQFDLQSPYAPMGDQPQAITQLSAGLAAGQPAQTLMGVTGSGKTYTMANVIAKHGRPTMVMAHNKTLAAQLYAEFREFFPQNAVEYFVSYYDYYQPEAYVPARDLFIEKDSSINEHIEQMRLSATKALMERRDCIIVATVSAIYGIGDPVDYHSMILHLKNGDSLSRESIIKRLVTMQYERNKADFKRGVFRVRGDTIDIFPAENADHAVRVDLCDDEIESLFLFDPLTGRKHRRVERYTVYPSSHYVAPRSTLLRAMAAIKEELVTHSEELRTTRRELEAVRLEERVRFDLEMMETMGFCKGIENYSRHLSGRQPGEPPPTLFDYLPADALLFIDESHVTIPQLGGMFRGDRSRKETLVQYGFRLPSALDNRPLKFEEFEKLKPQAVYVSATPAKYELSTTSHMVQQVLRPTGLVDPQVLVRPARTQVDDLCGELKERTARGERVLVTTLTKRMAEQFTEFLTETGVRARYLHADIDTVERVEILRDLRLGTFDVLVGINLLREGLDLPEVSLVAIFDADKEGFLRSEQSLIQTMGRAARHINGTAILYADKETGSMQRALAETQRRRDIQVAYNKRHGIHPESIKKAVHDIIKTGEDVTEPTAPRNNRRLSEAEAGRELRRLEKKMHKHARDLEFEQAADVRDQIRIIKRQTLGVTTDNAA, from the coding sequence GTGAATAAAAAAATCGCTTCCACTTCATCGCTGTCGCGGGCACAGTTTGACTTGCAATCGCCTTATGCGCCAATGGGAGACCAACCGCAGGCAATCACACAACTCAGTGCTGGCCTCGCCGCCGGACAACCCGCACAAACGCTGATGGGTGTGACCGGCTCCGGCAAAACCTATACCATGGCTAATGTCATTGCCAAACATGGGCGTCCCACAATGGTGATGGCACACAATAAAACGCTAGCGGCACAATTGTATGCCGAATTTCGAGAATTTTTCCCACAAAATGCAGTGGAATATTTTGTTTCCTATTACGACTACTACCAACCTGAAGCCTACGTACCGGCACGCGATTTGTTTATTGAAAAAGACTCCAGCATTAACGAACACATAGAACAAATGCGATTATCGGCAACTAAAGCGCTGATGGAACGACGCGATTGCATTATTGTCGCCACCGTATCGGCAATTTATGGCATCGGCGACCCAGTGGATTATCACAGCATGATTTTGCATTTAAAGAACGGTGACTCGCTGTCACGCGAAAGCATTATCAAACGTCTAGTTACTATGCAGTATGAGCGCAATAAAGCCGATTTTAAACGCGGTGTTTTTCGTGTGCGTGGCGACACTATTGATATTTTCCCAGCAGAAAATGCCGATCACGCGGTGCGTGTGGATTTATGCGATGATGAAATAGAAAGCCTTTTTTTATTTGACCCACTAACCGGTCGCAAACACCGCCGAGTAGAGCGTTATACGGTGTACCCCTCATCGCATTACGTAGCACCGCGCAGCACTCTGTTACGCGCTATGGCAGCGATTAAAGAAGAACTGGTAACGCACTCGGAGGAGCTACGTACCACTCGACGTGAATTGGAAGCAGTGCGGCTAGAAGAACGGGTGCGCTTTGACTTGGAAATGATGGAAACAATGGGATTTTGCAAAGGCATTGAAAATTATTCGCGTCACTTATCAGGACGACAACCCGGTGAACCACCACCAACGCTGTTTGACTATCTGCCCGCCGATGCTCTGCTATTTATTGATGAATCACACGTGACCATTCCGCAGTTGGGTGGCATGTTTCGCGGCGATCGCTCGCGCAAAGAAACGCTGGTGCAATACGGATTTCGCCTGCCGTCAGCGTTGGATAACCGACCATTAAAATTTGAAGAATTTGAAAAGCTCAAACCACAAGCAGTTTATGTATCAGCCACACCGGCGAAATATGAGCTTAGCACCACCAGTCATATGGTACAACAAGTGTTACGCCCCACCGGTCTAGTAGACCCACAAGTGCTAGTGCGTCCGGCGCGCACTCAAGTGGATGATTTGTGTGGTGAATTGAAAGAACGAACGGCGCGTGGGGAGCGGGTACTGGTAACCACGTTGACCAAGCGCATGGCTGAACAATTTACAGAATTTCTCACTGAAACGGGAGTGCGGGCACGCTATTTACACGCCGACATAGACACCGTAGAACGCGTGGAAATCTTACGCGATTTACGGCTAGGCACTTTTGACGTGCTAGTAGGTATTAATTTATTGCGCGAAGGATTGGATTTGCCTGAAGTGTCGTTGGTTGCAATTTTTGATGCTGACAAGGAAGGTTTTTTGCGCTCCGAGCAATCACTCATTCAAACCATGGGGCGAGCAGCACGACATATCAATGGCACGGCCATCTTGTACGCAGACAAAGAAACCGGATCAATGCAAAGGGCACTGGCCGAAACGCAGCGGCGGCGCGACATACAAGTGGCATACAATAAGCGCCACGGCATCCACCCCGAAAGCATAAAAAAAGCAGTGCATGACATAATTAAAACGGGCGAAGACGTAACGGAACCTACCGCACCGCGTAACAACCGCCGCCTCAGCGAGGCCGAAGCGGGGCGCGAATTACGGCGCCTAGAAAAGAAAATGCATAAACATGCCCGCGATTTAGAATTTGAGCAGGCGGCGGATGTGCGCGATCAAATTCGCATTATCAAGCGCCAAACACTGGGCGTCACCACAGACAATGCTGCATAA
- the fdhF gene encoding formate dehydrogenase subunit alpha, with protein sequence MPQHTLSPSAEAVEFELDNQPVIAYAGENILEAARRYGVEIPHLCYKQGYRAAGNCRACMVEIDGERALAPSCCRQPAAGMKVSASNNRVRHAQKMIVELLIADTSTTVRKADSELTRWAQELDVKETRFAARQQPPPDKSHPAMTVNLDSCIQCTRCVRACREEQVNNVIGYAGRGASARIVFDFDTPMGQSTCVGCGECVQACPTGALAPFGDILLQQQEKSVPSLCPYCGVGCQTTYHVKDNRISYVEGRDGPANHSRLCVKGRYGADYAHHPHRLTSPLIRRDDVPKDANGLLEPDNWRDVFREVDWKQALDFAADGLRAIRDEKGGGALAGFGSAKGSNEEAYLFQKLVRTGFGVNNVDHCTRLCHASSVAALLEGIGSGAVSNQVSDVLQADVAFVIGANPTVNHPVAATMMKNAAARGTRLIVADPRRSELAAHAEITMQMKPDSDVALLNAMMHVIITENLTDEEFIRSRTKDFELLRAQALTCPPEKMEDICGIPAEEIRQAARLYGTAERAMIFWGMGVSQHTHGTDNARCLIALAMMTGNIGRPGCGLHPLRGQNNVQGASDAGLIPMMFPDYQRVDDESARKRFEELWGMPLDNKPGLTVVEVIDAACQGEICGMYVMGENPAMSDPDAAHARQGLASLQMLVVQDIFLTETAALADVVLPASVFVEKTGTFTNTDRMVQLGRRALDVPGLARQDLWIIQQIARRLDLKWKYRGENSGVRRVFEEMRRAMPSIAGITWERLQSEHSVTYPCRAVGDAGEPIIFTEKFPTTDGLGRFVPAAFSPAAERPDADYPLVLITGRELEHWHTGAMTRRTRVLDALEPAPTVYINPQELSSAQLQAGDTVTVRSRRGAVSLTARGDGGVPRGAVFIPFCYYEAAANMLTNPVLDPDGKIPEFKYCAVKVEKGGEPTVALSFGGGVAAH encoded by the coding sequence ATGCCTCAACATACATTGTCACCATCGGCAGAGGCGGTGGAATTTGAACTGGATAATCAACCAGTTATCGCTTACGCCGGCGAAAATATTTTGGAAGCCGCACGCCGCTATGGCGTGGAGATTCCGCACCTATGTTACAAGCAGGGGTATCGTGCAGCCGGCAACTGTCGTGCCTGTATGGTAGAAATTGATGGAGAGCGTGCCTTGGCGCCGTCTTGCTGCCGCCAGCCGGCAGCGGGTATGAAAGTTTCTGCCAGCAACAACCGCGTTCGCCATGCACAAAAAATGATTGTGGAATTACTTATCGCCGATACGTCTACTACTGTGCGCAAAGCAGACTCGGAGCTTACTCGGTGGGCACAAGAATTGGATGTGAAGGAGACACGTTTTGCTGCCCGCCAACAACCGCCGCCAGATAAATCGCATCCGGCAATGACGGTGAATCTGGACTCCTGTATTCAATGTACTCGTTGTGTACGAGCCTGTCGCGAAGAGCAGGTAAACAACGTTATCGGCTATGCTGGACGTGGTGCAAGCGCTCGGATTGTGTTTGATTTTGACACACCAATGGGGCAGAGTACCTGTGTCGGCTGTGGCGAATGCGTGCAAGCTTGTCCGACCGGAGCGCTGGCGCCTTTTGGCGATATATTGTTGCAGCAGCAGGAAAAATCTGTACCTTCATTATGCCCGTATTGTGGTGTTGGTTGTCAAACTACTTACCATGTTAAAGACAATCGCATTTCGTATGTAGAAGGACGTGACGGACCGGCTAATCACAGCCGTTTGTGCGTGAAAGGCCGCTACGGTGCTGATTACGCGCACCATCCACATCGGTTGACAAGTCCACTGATTCGTCGTGATGATGTGCCTAAAGACGCAAACGGGCTGTTAGAACCTGATAATTGGCGAGACGTGTTTCGCGAGGTTGATTGGAAGCAAGCACTTGATTTTGCCGCTGATGGTTTGCGAGCGATTCGTGACGAGAAAGGTGGTGGTGCGCTCGCCGGTTTTGGTTCGGCCAAGGGCAGCAATGAGGAAGCATATTTGTTTCAAAAATTAGTACGCACAGGGTTTGGTGTTAACAATGTGGACCACTGCACTCGTTTGTGTCACGCCTCTTCAGTGGCAGCGCTGTTGGAGGGTATCGGCTCCGGTGCTGTTTCTAATCAAGTGTCGGATGTATTGCAGGCTGATGTTGCATTTGTCATTGGCGCCAATCCTACGGTTAATCATCCCGTTGCCGCGACAATGATGAAAAATGCTGCTGCGCGCGGTACGCGCCTTATTGTCGCCGATCCACGTCGGTCAGAATTGGCGGCGCATGCCGAAATCACAATGCAGATGAAGCCTGATTCTGACGTAGCATTGCTCAACGCTATGATGCACGTTATCATTACTGAAAATCTAACGGATGAAGAATTTATTCGTTCTCGCACTAAAGATTTTGAATTATTGCGGGCGCAAGCGTTGACTTGCCCGCCGGAAAAAATGGAAGACATTTGCGGTATTCCAGCAGAGGAAATTCGCCAAGCGGCACGCTTGTATGGTACTGCTGAGCGAGCGATGATTTTTTGGGGTATGGGTGTGTCACAGCATACACATGGCACCGATAATGCCCGTTGTCTGATTGCGCTGGCTATGATGACCGGCAATATTGGCCGTCCTGGATGTGGTTTGCATCCCTTGCGCGGACAAAATAATGTGCAGGGCGCTTCGGATGCAGGGTTAATTCCAATGATGTTTCCCGATTATCAGCGTGTGGATGATGAGAGTGCACGGAAACGATTTGAAGAGCTGTGGGGAATGCCGTTGGACAACAAGCCGGGACTGACTGTGGTTGAGGTAATTGACGCTGCTTGTCAGGGCGAAATTTGCGGCATGTATGTGATGGGAGAGAACCCCGCTATGTCCGATCCTGATGCAGCGCACGCACGTCAGGGGCTGGCATCTTTACAAATGCTGGTGGTGCAAGATATTTTTCTTACTGAAACCGCAGCGTTGGCGGATGTGGTGTTGCCGGCGTCGGTGTTTGTCGAAAAAACTGGCACATTTACTAATACTGATCGCATGGTACAGCTGGGGCGACGAGCGTTGGATGTTCCCGGTTTGGCGCGGCAGGACTTGTGGATTATTCAACAAATTGCGCGGCGGCTGGACTTAAAGTGGAAGTATCGTGGCGAAAATTCTGGTGTACGGCGAGTATTTGAAGAAATGCGGCGAGCCATGCCATCTATTGCCGGCATTACGTGGGAGCGGTTGCAGTCCGAACATTCGGTGACATATCCTTGCCGTGCTGTTGGAGATGCCGGAGAGCCGATTATTTTTACCGAAAAATTTCCCACTACTGATGGATTGGGGCGTTTTGTGCCGGCGGCATTTTCGCCTGCCGCTGAGCGTCCTGATGCTGATTATCCATTAGTATTGATCACCGGACGTGAACTGGAGCACTGGCATACTGGCGCGATGACTCGGCGAACGCGGGTGCTAGATGCTTTGGAGCCAGCGCCAACGGTGTATATAAATCCACAAGAATTGTCATCTGCACAACTACAAGCAGGTGATACCGTGACTGTGCGTTCGCGGCGCGGCGCGGTTAGTTTAACGGCTCGTGGAGATGGTGGTGTACCGCGTGGTGCGGTATTTATACCGTTTTGCTACTACGAGGCGGCGGCCAACATGCTGACTAATCCGGTGTTGGATCCGGACGGAAAAATTCCGGAATTTAAATACTGTGCGGTAAAAGTGGAAAAGGGCGGCGAGCCAACAGTGGCATTGTCATTTGGCGGCGGTGTGGCGGCGCATTAG
- a CDS encoding DUF2065 family protein — MTISALLSVIGLLLLIEGVFLLFVRESSWRRFSQIITEITVGQVRTVGIIMVCCGLLLLAFF; from the coding sequence ATGACAATCAGCGCGCTGTTATCGGTTATCGGCTTACTATTACTGATTGAAGGCGTATTTTTGCTGTTTGTACGCGAATCATCATGGCGGCGATTTTCTCAAATAATCACCGAAATAACTGTCGGCCAGGTACGTACTGTCGGCATAATCATGGTCTGTTGTGGTTTATTGTTACTGGCGTTTTTTTAG
- a CDS encoding DUF924 domain-containing protein gives MTTPQDILDFWFGDIADGWTTEDHSTLWFLGRADDDARIFARFGNDIIRAINGDFEEWLQTPEGTLALILLLDQMTRATRRGTVTAFAGDARALQICQDGITAGSDQKLPPVYRIFFYLPLEHSENLAHQERCVALYATLRQSTPERESELAQTYVYALKHRDIIAQFGRFPHRNEVLNRTDTVEERTYLESTDERFGQQAK, from the coding sequence ATGACTACACCACAGGATATTCTTGATTTTTGGTTCGGCGACATAGCTGACGGCTGGACAACAGAAGACCACAGCACACTTTGGTTCCTAGGACGCGCTGATGATGATGCGCGCATTTTCGCACGCTTTGGCAATGACATTATTCGCGCCATAAACGGCGATTTTGAGGAATGGCTACAAACACCTGAAGGCACGTTGGCACTTATCCTTTTACTGGATCAGATGACACGCGCAACACGCCGCGGCACGGTAACAGCGTTTGCCGGCGATGCACGGGCATTGCAAATTTGTCAAGATGGTATCACCGCGGGTAGTGATCAAAAACTACCACCAGTGTACCGAATTTTCTTTTATCTGCCACTAGAGCACAGTGAAAATCTTGCCCATCAGGAACGCTGTGTTGCGTTGTACGCCACCTTGCGACAAAGCACGCCGGAACGGGAAAGTGAACTTGCCCAAACATACGTTTACGCACTCAAACACCGTGATATCATCGCCCAATTCGGTCGCTTCCCACACCGCAATGAAGTACTAAACCGCACCGACACAGTAGAAGAAAGAACGTACCTGGAAAGCACTGACGAACGCTTTGGTCAGCAAGCAAAATAA